A single window of Oceanococcus atlanticus DNA harbors:
- a CDS encoding glycosyltransferase family 2 protein → MSIDPPPRVSVVLPTHNRLALFQRALASVLAQTVSDIEVLVIDNACTDGTSEYLAQIGDARVRTVRLDTFSGVSEARNAAIALARAELLAFQDDDDIWLPDKLDKQIACLDASADDVGLCLAGYIRLVPQGLRNCFRDQDFAEVDFSRVRGLISMGAIATPAWLVRTQLVRELGGFDVLMPARNDWELALRLSDVCRFVYLPEPLFIQDQRHVTSMAGNEQRVVAGVRRILDKHGARWAAQPSSLAYFHYVIGRYELTCGDKQRGYDALRKALQIRPGLLAARLLLLASRVGGESTVRQLRQWRQALRRLHWSTKTHRG, encoded by the coding sequence ATGAGCATTGATCCGCCCCCGCGCGTGAGCGTGGTATTGCCCACTCATAACCGACTGGCCCTGTTTCAACGAGCCTTGGCCAGCGTGTTGGCGCAAACCGTGTCTGATATCGAAGTTTTAGTTATCGACAACGCATGCACGGATGGTACCAGCGAGTATCTTGCGCAGATCGGTGATGCTCGGGTTAGAACCGTGCGTCTGGATACGTTCAGCGGAGTCTCTGAGGCGCGTAATGCGGCGATTGCCCTGGCCCGTGCAGAATTGCTGGCGTTTCAGGACGATGACGATATTTGGCTTCCGGACAAGCTGGACAAGCAGATCGCTTGTTTGGACGCCTCCGCTGATGATGTGGGGCTGTGCTTGGCGGGTTACATCCGTCTGGTGCCACAAGGATTGCGCAACTGCTTCCGCGACCAGGATTTCGCAGAAGTGGATTTCAGCCGAGTGCGTGGTTTGATTTCGATGGGCGCTATCGCGACGCCCGCTTGGTTGGTGCGCACGCAACTTGTGCGTGAGTTGGGCGGCTTCGACGTGCTGATGCCTGCTCGCAACGACTGGGAACTGGCGCTGCGTTTGAGTGATGTTTGCCGCTTTGTATACCTGCCCGAGCCGCTGTTTATCCAGGATCAGCGCCATGTCACAAGCATGGCTGGAAATGAGCAACGCGTGGTTGCCGGCGTGCGCCGTATTTTGGACAAACACGGCGCACGCTGGGCTGCACAGCCGTCCAGTTTGGCGTATTTTCATTACGTGATCGGGCGTTACGAATTAACCTGCGGCGACAAACAACGCGGATATGACGCGCTGCGAAAGGCCTTGCAAATCCGTCCTGGATTGTTGGCGGCGCGCTTGCTGTTGCTTGCATCCCGGGTCGGCGGCGAAAGCACTGTACGCCAGTTACGCCAGTGGCGGCAGGCCTTGAGGCGCCTGCACTGGTCGACAAAAACGCATCGAGGGTAA
- a CDS encoding glycosyltransferase family 2 protein has translation MKQAPVQFAVVSAARNCERWVSKNVGSVIEQSYPHWRAVLIDDASHDNTFDVARTTAGQDPRYTVLRNESPHGALANIVRASARAARAPNDVIVIIDGDDWLADSFALERLAEHYADPNLWLSYGSHKLLRGRLRDRLRGRPSRGQARPIPESVSRLGLYRYQNGPWCASHLRAYRKFLWDEVRDEDLRDDNGDYFCSAADVATMLPLLELAGPEHMRYINDILYVYNNDHALSDNQEPVPPFERQQYICSLKIRAKPRYHALSNPSAISA, from the coding sequence ATGAAGCAAGCACCGGTTCAGTTCGCCGTTGTCAGCGCTGCACGCAACTGTGAAAGGTGGGTGAGCAAGAATGTCGGATCGGTCATCGAACAAAGCTACCCACATTGGCGAGCCGTGTTAATTGACGATGCTTCTCACGACAATACCTTCGACGTCGCACGCACCACGGCTGGCCAAGACCCCCGTTACACGGTGCTGCGCAACGAATCCCCGCATGGCGCCTTAGCGAACATCGTCCGTGCCAGTGCTCGCGCCGCACGAGCCCCTAACGATGTCATCGTCATTATTGACGGTGACGATTGGCTGGCCGATAGCTTCGCATTGGAACGTTTAGCCGAGCACTACGCCGATCCAAACCTCTGGTTAAGCTATGGCAGCCACAAATTGCTGCGAGGACGCCTGCGCGATCGTCTCCGCGGCCGCCCCAGCAGAGGGCAAGCGCGCCCAATACCTGAATCCGTATCGCGTCTCGGTCTTTACCGCTACCAAAATGGGCCCTGGTGTGCCAGCCATCTGCGCGCCTACCGCAAATTCCTATGGGACGAAGTCCGGGATGAAGACTTGCGTGATGACAACGGTGATTACTTCTGCTCTGCGGCAGACGTGGCCACCATGCTGCCGCTGCTGGAATTGGCTGGCCCCGAGCACATGCGCTACATCAACGATATTTTGTATGTGTACAACAACGACCACGCGCTGAGTGACAACCAGGAACCGGTGCCACCCTTTGAACGACAGCAGTACATCTGCTCGCTGAAAATCAGAGCGAAACCCCGCTATCACGCATTGTCGAATCCATCGGCAATCTCGGCCTGA
- a CDS encoding glycosyltransferase family 4 protein, whose protein sequence is MNDTALIDVVPAAPPTSRLLKKLARKADRRLQQNHPSIDGPLSRRVQWQNVHAQARSAACTATLHLGTYDLPARPQSGMPAYLYIDTTYDLWRRQSSRRGEISARQQRIFWQLEQRAVKATKHIFAIGQHVANNLISAYGLAESKITVVGTGRGNIAPYAGPKDFQNGRILTVAKVRPDDKGIPLLLDAFAHARRQNPRLTLTVVGGQKIPGIAQMEGVEATGWLTEEQLQSLFENASLFVMPAHYEPWGLVYLEALSCQVPIMGLPRNAFPELSAHGDHGFAARSNTNELAQDILDALADSKRLAEMGRKGFAFASRFDWAHTGRAIATTIALDQNA, encoded by the coding sequence ATGAACGACACCGCCTTGATTGATGTCGTTCCTGCCGCACCGCCAACAAGCCGACTGCTCAAAAAACTGGCCCGAAAAGCCGACCGGCGACTGCAACAGAACCATCCCAGCATCGACGGCCCACTGAGCCGCCGAGTGCAATGGCAAAACGTACACGCCCAAGCACGCAGCGCCGCGTGCACCGCCACCTTGCATCTGGGCACTTACGATCTCCCCGCACGCCCACAATCTGGTATGCCGGCCTACCTGTATATCGACACCACGTACGATCTGTGGCGCCGGCAGTCGTCGCGGCGCGGAGAAATTTCTGCACGCCAGCAGCGTATTTTCTGGCAACTGGAACAGCGTGCTGTCAAAGCCACAAAGCATATCTTCGCGATTGGCCAGCACGTCGCGAACAACTTGATCAGCGCTTATGGCTTGGCTGAGTCGAAAATCACGGTCGTTGGCACCGGTCGAGGCAACATCGCCCCCTATGCTGGCCCCAAAGATTTTCAGAATGGTCGAATTCTGACCGTAGCCAAAGTACGCCCAGATGACAAAGGCATCCCTTTATTGCTTGATGCGTTTGCACACGCGCGACGACAAAACCCCCGATTGACGCTAACAGTTGTGGGTGGACAAAAAATACCTGGCATAGCGCAAATGGAAGGGGTTGAAGCGACCGGCTGGCTGACCGAAGAGCAGCTGCAATCCTTGTTCGAAAATGCCTCTTTATTCGTTATGCCAGCGCACTACGAACCTTGGGGCTTGGTCTACCTTGAAGCACTCAGCTGCCAAGTGCCGATCATGGGGCTACCACGCAACGCATTCCCCGAACTCAGCGCACATGGAGACCACGGCTTTGCTGCGCGCAGCAACACCAATGAACTGGCACAAGACATTCTAGACGCCCTCGCCGATTCGAAACGGCTGGCCGAAATGGGCCGTAAAGGCTTCGCCTTTGCAAGCCGATTCGATTGGGCGCACACCGGCAGGGCGATCGCCACAACCATTGCATTGGATCAAAACGCATGA
- a CDS encoding glycosyltransferase family 2 protein encodes MSIQSSEPLVSVVMPTYNRANLIVRAIESVLHQAHENIELLVVDDASSDDTARVMSRYANNTRVKYIRRETNGGAAATRNTGLRAAAGEFVAFHDDDDEWLYDRLSSQLKYFAVDKNLALTSCAMVRYNSHDDQFVFPPKALSLAADARCALARHLFAFTQTWLARRDCLVALGGFDETLRVWDDWDLMFRVSQAYTVEYTPELGVISHPSPQGIGADVSRRVHDLQIFVDKFRPQGDSHLMSNLHYMLGRFLATQGDWVAASAQGCRALRCDPMRARHWALVVGAPLLSALFQRRWRKRQS; translated from the coding sequence GTGAGTATTCAATCAAGCGAGCCGCTGGTTAGCGTTGTGATGCCGACCTACAATCGAGCGAACCTGATCGTGCGCGCGATCGAAAGTGTTCTCCACCAGGCTCATGAGAATATCGAGCTGCTGGTGGTGGACGATGCATCCAGTGACGACACAGCCCGTGTGATGTCACGCTATGCCAACAACACGCGGGTGAAGTACATACGGCGGGAGACCAATGGCGGCGCCGCGGCGACTCGTAACACGGGTTTGAGGGCGGCGGCGGGCGAATTCGTCGCGTTTCACGATGACGATGATGAGTGGCTGTACGATCGTCTGAGCTCGCAGCTCAAGTATTTCGCGGTCGATAAAAATCTGGCTCTGACTTCGTGCGCGATGGTGCGTTACAACAGCCACGACGATCAGTTCGTGTTTCCCCCGAAAGCCTTGTCTCTTGCTGCTGATGCGCGGTGCGCACTGGCCAGACATTTGTTTGCATTTACCCAAACCTGGCTGGCGCGGCGAGATTGCTTGGTCGCGCTCGGCGGATTTGATGAAACTCTGCGTGTGTGGGATGACTGGGACCTGATGTTCCGTGTGAGTCAGGCATATACCGTTGAATACACGCCGGAATTGGGTGTGATCTCTCACCCCAGCCCACAGGGTATCGGTGCGGATGTATCTCGGCGTGTTCACGATTTGCAGATTTTCGTGGACAAATTTCGCCCGCAGGGCGACAGTCACCTGATGTCAAACCTGCACTACATGCTGGGGCGTTTTCTGGCTACGCAAGGCGATTGGGTTGCGGCGTCGGCACAAGGATGCCGGGCCCTGAGGTGTGATCCCATGCGAGCACGGCATTGGGCATTGGTGGTCGGTGCACCACTGCTCAGCGCCTTGTTTCAGCGCCGTTGGCGCAAGCGCCAGTCTTGA
- a CDS encoding glycosyltransferase yields the protein MCLRSGDDLGKQAITVVVNQFPELSETFVVDQVRGLKARGFRVTVLRRRPGAAVDQLQALESEFSPTSWQPVQPRWRRWVRNAMALMRMRPKQAWQLLADDLRGELVPLMAAIQLGGHTDVYHAHFGPQGELLARLRLLGLLKQPLVVSLHGYDLTRVAAGCMPNYRYLKGGADRVIVTTGFMQSKAESIGLGASQVQRLPLGIELEDFVFQTRHWMPGQPLHLLTVARLVPQKALDRAILAVASLVQQGIEVRYRIIGDGPCRRNLLNLCREQGVEHCVEFLGGVPREVVKQQLADNHLFLFPCTVSDLGDEEGQGIVLLEAQACGLPILTTQHGGIPETVASGLSAFVVRDDQDAVNKGLVALLDAHAKWPEMAAHGRDHVARNFTVNQHLDGLQSIYAGLVAMKHAYEH from the coding sequence GTGTGCTTGAGATCGGGGGATGATCTGGGGAAGCAAGCAATAACGGTGGTGGTCAATCAGTTTCCGGAGTTGTCGGAGACTTTTGTCGTCGATCAGGTCCGGGGGCTTAAAGCGCGTGGCTTCCGCGTCACAGTTCTGCGCCGGCGGCCTGGCGCTGCAGTGGATCAGCTGCAAGCCTTGGAAAGTGAGTTTAGTCCCACCAGTTGGCAACCGGTGCAGCCGCGCTGGCGTCGTTGGGTGCGCAACGCCATGGCACTTATGCGTATGCGACCAAAGCAGGCTTGGCAGCTCCTTGCTGATGATCTGCGCGGCGAACTGGTTCCGTTGATGGCTGCGATACAGCTCGGTGGCCACACTGACGTCTACCATGCCCACTTCGGGCCCCAGGGCGAATTGCTGGCCCGTTTGCGTTTGCTGGGATTGCTCAAGCAGCCCTTGGTTGTGTCATTGCATGGTTATGATTTGACGCGTGTTGCGGCCGGGTGCATGCCGAACTATCGCTATCTCAAAGGCGGGGCGGACCGGGTTATCGTGACCACCGGATTCATGCAGAGCAAGGCCGAGTCTATAGGGCTTGGGGCATCGCAGGTTCAACGCCTCCCGCTAGGTATTGAGCTTGAAGATTTCGTGTTTCAAACGCGGCATTGGATGCCCGGCCAGCCTCTGCATCTGCTGACGGTGGCGCGGCTGGTTCCGCAAAAAGCGTTGGACCGCGCCATTCTTGCGGTCGCTTCGCTGGTGCAGCAGGGCATCGAGGTGCGCTATCGCATCATCGGTGATGGACCGTGTCGTCGAAACCTGCTCAATTTGTGCCGCGAACAGGGCGTTGAGCACTGTGTTGAGTTTCTCGGGGGCGTGCCGCGAGAGGTGGTCAAACAGCAGTTGGCAGATAATCATCTTTTTTTATTTCCCTGTACCGTATCGGATCTGGGGGATGAAGAAGGGCAGGGCATCGTGTTGCTGGAAGCACAAGCCTGTGGTTTGCCGATACTGACGACGCAGCACGGCGGAATTCCCGAAACGGTGGCGAGTGGTTTATCGGCTTTCGTGGTGCGTGATGATCAAGATGCCGTCAATAAAGGGCTGGTGGCACTGCTTGATGCTCACGCGAAATGGCCAGAGATGGCCGCTCATGGGCGCGACCATGTGGCGCGAAATTTCACCGTGAACCAGCATCTTGATGGGTTGCAGTCAATCTATGCCGGGCTGGTCGCTATGAAACATGCCTATGAGCATTGA